Proteins encoded by one window of Salvia splendens isolate huo1 chromosome 5, SspV2, whole genome shotgun sequence:
- the LOC121805638 gene encoding vacuolar-sorting receptor 3-like has protein sequence MGRCGTSKVAILLPFLVLIWVELVAGKFLVEKNSLRVFTPESIKGNYDSAIGNFGIPQYGGTMAGAVVYPKENTKGCQKFEASGISFKSKPGALPTFVLVDRGDCFFSLKVWNAQNAGAAAVLVADHRDEPLITMDSPEEGHASAEYIENITIPSALVDKKFGEKLKNALSKGDMVNVNLDWREAVPHPDDRVEYELWTNSNDECGVKCDMLMEFLKDFKGAALMLEQGGYTQFTPHYITWYCPEAFTVSKQCKSQCLNHGRYCAPDPEQDFTSGYDGKDVVLENLRQLCVFRVANETRKPWVWWDYVTDFHIRCPMKEKKYGKECAEEVIKSLGLDLSKIEKCMGDPDADADNPVLKEEQEAQIGKGSRGDVTILPTLVVNNRQYRGKLEKGAVSKAICAGFEETTEPSVCLNGEVETNECLHNNGGCWQDMVANITACKDTFRGRVCECPIVNGVQLKGDGYRSCSASGPGRCRIHNGGCWHEKRDGVTFSACLDSEDGKCTCPPGFTGDGVKNCEDINECKEKKACQCNECNCRNTWGSYECTCSSGQLYMRDHDTCIGHSASEVKYGWGAVWLVLIVLGLAGGGGYLVYKQRLRSYMDSEIRAIMAQYMPLDSQNEVANHVDENRV, from the exons ATGGGGCGTTGTGGAACATCGAAAGTTGCAATCTTGCTGCCTTTTCTAGTGCTGATTTGGGTGGAATTAGTGGCGGGTAAGTTTTTGGTGGAGAAGAACAGTCTGAGAGTGTTTACACCGGAGAGCATTAAAGGAAATTACGATAGTGCCATCGGCAACTTTGGGATTCCACAATATGGTGGAACCATGGCTGGAGCTGTGGTGTATCCAAAGGAGAATACAAAGGGCTGTCAGAAATTTGAAGCTTCTGGGATTTCCTTCAAGAGCAAGCCTGGAGCTTTACCCACCTTTGTGCTTGTTGATCGTGGAG ATtgctttttttctttaaaagtgTGGAATGCCCAGAATGCTGGTGCAGCTGCTGTTCTAGTGGCTGATCACCGTGATGAACCGTTGATCACGATGGACTCACCTGAAGAGGGTCATGCATCTGCAGaatatattgaaaatataaCAATACCTTCTGCGCTGGTTGATAAAAAATTTGGTGAGAAACTAAAGAATGCGCTGAGTAAAGGAGATATGGTGAATGTAAACCTCGACTGGAGGGAAGCCGTCCCCCACCCGGATGATCGAGTGGAATATGAACTGTGGACTAACAGCAATGATGAGTGTGGGGTTAAGTGTGATATGTTGATGGAGTTTTTGAAGGATTTTAAGGGTGCAGCCCTAATGCTTGAGCAAGGTGGCTATACCCAGTTTACTCCGCACTATATAACGTGGTACTGCCCTGAGGCATTCACCGTGAGCAAACAATGTAAGTCCCAGTGCCTCAACCATGGGAGATACTGTGCTCCGGACCCGGAGCAAGATTTCACCTCTGGTTATGATGGAAAAGATGTGGTGCTTGAGAACTTGAGACAACTATGTGTTTTCAGAGTGGCCAATGAGACCCGAAAGCCGTGGGTCTGGTGGGACTATGTAACTGATTTCCATATCAGATGCCCCATGAAGGAGAAGAAATACGGCAAAGAATGTGCTGAGGAGGTTATCAAATCTTTAG GTCTTGATCTGAGTAAAATCGAAAAGTGCATGGGCGACCCTGATGCTGATGCTGACAATCCAGTTCTGAAAGAAGAGCAAGAAGCTCAA ATTGGTAAAGGATCGCGTGGTGATGTGACCATTTTGCCTACGCTTGTCGTGAATAACCGCCAATATCGAG GAAAATTGGAGAAGGGTGCTGTCTCAAAGGCTATATGTGCTGGTTTTGAAGAAACTACAGAGCCATCTGTTTGTTTAAATGGCG AAGTAGAAACGAATGAGTGCTTGCACAATAATGGTGGCTGCTGGCAAGACATGGTAGCAAATATTACAGCTTGCAAG GACACATTTCGAGGAAGAGTGTGCGAATGTCCAATAGTTAATGGTGTGCAATTGAAGGGAGATGGTTACAGATCTTGTTCTG CAAGTGGCCCTGGGCGATGCAGAATACATAACGGAGGCTGCTGGCATGAAAAGAGGGATGGGGTCACTTTCTCTGCTTGTTTG GATAGCGAAGATGGAAAATGCACATGTCCTCCAGGATTTACAGGTGACGGTGTTAAAAATTGTGAAG ATATTAATGAATGTAAGGAGAAGAAAGCTTGTCAATGCAACGAATGCAACTGCAGAAACACATGGGGCAGTTACGAGTGTACTTGTAGCAGCGGCCAGCTGTATATGAGGGACCATGATACCTGCATCG GTCACAGTGCTTCAGAGGTGAAGTATGGTTGGGGTGCTGTTTGGCTTGTTCTGATTGTATTAGGTTTGGCTGGTGGTGGTGGCTATCTCGTGTACAAACAGAGGTTGAGG TCGTATATGGACTCAGAGATTAGGGCTATAATGGCTCAATACATGCCTCTGGACAGCCAGAATGAAGTAGCAAATCACGTAGATGAAAATCGTGTTTGA